From a region of the Paenibacillus lutimineralis genome:
- the mqnE gene encoding aminofutalosine synthase MqnE, translating to MIPTVIETTDQRMLEIVNKVRNGERLTLEDGVYLYESDDILTIGQLANEVNLRKNGKKVYFIENMTLYFTNVCESHCAFCNFRRDEGEEGAYTLSGEEMIAYVEQHIHPGVREFHITGGHNQHVPFQYYVDSLKALHEHFPEVTIKAYTAAEIEFFTRISGMSTKEVLMALQQAGLKSLTGGGAEILSDQYRQKMKVEKANVDQYLDVHRTAHQLGMKTHTTMLYGAIESHEDRVRHMTQIRELQDETGGFMVFIPLSMQPRNKNAGIMRRNSAFEDLKTIAISRLMLDNIQHIKAYFINIGVQLTQMALAFGASDVHGTLVRERISHAAGANTPEGLTRKELIWLIKGAGRIPVERDTFYNEIEVHE from the coding sequence ATGATTCCAACAGTGATTGAGACAACCGATCAAAGAATGCTTGAAATCGTTAATAAAGTAAGAAACGGTGAGCGACTGACTCTTGAGGACGGGGTATACCTGTATGAGAGCGACGATATTTTGACTATCGGCCAACTGGCTAATGAGGTCAATTTAAGAAAGAATGGCAAGAAGGTTTATTTCATCGAGAACATGACCTTGTACTTCACTAATGTCTGTGAATCGCACTGCGCATTTTGCAACTTCCGACGCGATGAAGGAGAAGAAGGCGCGTATACTCTGTCTGGTGAAGAAATGATTGCATACGTCGAACAACATATTCATCCAGGCGTGCGAGAGTTCCATATTACAGGCGGACATAATCAACATGTTCCGTTCCAATATTATGTCGACTCGTTGAAGGCACTGCATGAGCACTTCCCTGAGGTGACAATCAAAGCCTACACCGCAGCGGAAATCGAGTTCTTCACCCGTATTAGCGGGATGAGCACGAAGGAAGTATTGATGGCGCTACAGCAAGCTGGCCTTAAATCGCTAACTGGCGGCGGAGCGGAGATCCTCTCTGATCAATATCGTCAGAAGATGAAGGTCGAAAAAGCAAATGTCGACCAATATCTGGATGTCCATCGTACAGCCCATCAGTTGGGGATGAAGACACATACCACAATGCTGTACGGAGCAATCGAAAGCCATGAAGACCGTGTACGCCATATGACTCAGATTCGCGAACTGCAGGATGAGACCGGAGGCTTCATGGTATTCATTCCATTGTCTATGCAGCCACGCAACAAGAACGCAGGAATTATGCGTCGTAATTCCGCCTTCGAGGATCTGAAGACGATCGCGATTAGCCGCCTGATGCTGGACAATATTCAGCATATCAAGGCGTACTTCATCAACATCGGCGTACAGCTTACACAAATGGCGCTGGCCTTTGGAGCATCCGATGTACATGGAACGCTTGTTAGAGAACGGATTAGCCACGCAGCTGGAGCCAATACACCTGAGGGGCTAACCCGCAAGGAATTAATCTGGCTGATCAAGGGCGCCGGCAGAATTCCAGTAGAACGGGACACCTTCTACAACGAGATCGAAGTTCACGAATAA
- a CDS encoding YuzB family protein, producing the protein MRAIIEYCTHNTAHGTEEIMDKLRQLPDCEVYEYGCLTSCGLCYLSPYALVNGESVEGETAEALYNQIMIKIQEIRLIED; encoded by the coding sequence TTGCGAGCCATTATAGAGTATTGTACCCACAATACAGCTCATGGTACTGAGGAAATTATGGATAAATTAAGGCAGCTGCCCGATTGTGAAGTATACGAGTATGGATGCCTGACGAGCTGCGGGTTGTGCTATCTCTCGCCATATGCACTCGTAAATGGAGAGAGCGTCGAGGGCGAGACTGCAGAAGCTCTATATAATCAAATTATGATCAAGATCCAGGAAATCAGACTGATTGAAGATTAG
- a CDS encoding NifU family protein, whose protein sequence is MSENVQDKLYDEVLEVLDKLRPFLQRDGGDVELVDVEDGIVKLKLMGACGSCPSSTITLKAGIERALFEEVEGVQEVVQVF, encoded by the coding sequence ATGAGTGAAAACGTACAAGATAAATTATATGACGAAGTATTAGAAGTTTTGGACAAACTTCGTCCATTCCTGCAACGTGACGGCGGTGACGTAGAACTGGTCGACGTTGAAGATGGCATCGTCAAATTGAAGTTGATGGGTGCTTGCGGCAGCTGCCCAAGTTCAACGATCACCCTGAAAGCCGGGATCGAACGTGCATTGTTCGAAGAAGTAGAAGGCGTTCAAGAGGTTGTACAAGTATTCTAA
- a CDS encoding SDR family oxidoreductase, whose translation MRKVALITGSAKGLGKKTALMLAEQGCDIAINYVHSEREAQLLQSEIEGLGVRAIAVKTDISRREQLDGLVQQVNDQLGTVDILVNNAGPFIRERRMFADYDQTDILAMIDGNLVGTMLLDHLVLPGMRQKGWGRIIHFGFGHAAESRAWPHRAVYAAAKTGLVSFTKTLAVEEASFGITVNMVCPGDIRGGNKEISIQEARVLSDGETPLGRPGSGEDIARVITFLCHPDSDFITGNVMDISGGLDPIRPWIKRS comes from the coding sequence ATGCGAAAAGTCGCCCTTATTACCGGAAGCGCCAAAGGTCTTGGGAAGAAGACGGCGTTAATGCTGGCGGAGCAGGGATGCGATATTGCGATTAATTACGTACATAGCGAACGGGAAGCACAGCTTCTGCAGAGTGAGATCGAAGGGCTGGGTGTTCGTGCGATTGCGGTAAAGACGGATATCTCTCGCAGGGAACAGCTTGATGGCTTGGTGCAGCAGGTGAATGATCAGCTGGGCACGGTGGATATTCTTGTGAACAATGCGGGTCCGTTCATTCGAGAGCGTCGTATGTTCGCTGACTATGACCAGACGGATATATTGGCGATGATTGATGGGAATCTGGTCGGGACGATGCTGTTGGATCATCTGGTCTTGCCCGGGATGCGGCAGAAGGGCTGGGGGCGGATCATTCACTTTGGCTTCGGTCATGCTGCTGAGTCGCGTGCTTGGCCGCACCGAGCTGTATATGCCGCTGCCAAGACTGGGCTTGTGTCCTTCACGAAGACACTTGCCGTTGAGGAGGCATCGTTTGGCATCACCGTCAATATGGTATGCCCTGGAGATATTCGTGGCGGCAACAAAGAGATCTCCATACAGGAGGCGCGCGTGCTGTCTGATGGAGAGACTCCTCTAGGTCGGCCGGGCAGCGGGGAGGATATCGCCCGCGTTATCACCTTCTTATGCCATCCGGATTCGGATTTTATTACGGGGAATGTGATGGATATATCCGGGGGACTAGACCCGATCAGGCCTTGGATCAAACGCTCCTAG